The segment CTCGAGCGCTTCCGCGGTGAAGTCTGCCTCCTCCTCCAGGGCGGGTGTTCGCAGCGCTCGGTCGGCCTGATCGCGAGCGAGTCGGTCAATCTTGAGGTAGCTGAAGAGACGTTCGCTGTACGATTTCGAGGCCGACAGCACGGCTGGCAGGTGGGGCAGACCGGCGCCGACGACGATAAGCGGGAGGCTCTGCTGGCTGAGCTCGTGGCACGCTGCGCACAGGGCCGAAACGTCCTCCGGGCGCAGGTCCTGCATTTCGTCGATGAACAGCGCAACTCCGCGGCCGGAATCCTGAGCCAGCCCCGCGATGTCGCTGAACAGCTCCACCAGATCGATCTCGATATCGCCGGAATCCGCGCGTCCGGACACCGCCGGCACATCGATCCCCGCCTGCCACCGGTCGCGGAGCTTGGCGTTACTCGGCGCGCTGCGCTGGGCGAAGGATTTGAGCGTGCCCAGCACCTGGTCGCGGCCCTCGGCATCCTGGAGTCCGAGCTCACGAATGGCGAGGTGAAGCGCCGCAGCCAACGGACGCCGCAGGTCCGTATCGGGACGCGCCTCGATCTTGCCAGTCCCCCACCCCGCACGTACCGCGGACGAGCGCAGGCTGTTCAGCAACACGGTTTTTCCGACGCCGCGCAGCCCGGTAAGTACCAGCGACCTTTCGGGTCTTCCACGGGCTATTCGTTCGAGCACAACGTCGAACGAGCGCAGCTCGTTGTCCCGGCCAGCGAGTTCGGGAGGCCGCTGCCCGGCGCCGGGTGCGTAGGGATTGCGAATCGGGTCCATGGTCCTACGGTATTGGTGTCTGTGCCGATCTAGGCTCAGCGACATACGGTAATAGACGGAAGGCTTGTCACCAGTCTCGTCACTCGTTGGTTTGTCGCCGAATCGTCGGTTGCGGCTCAAGCTCGGGAGGGCTTGTCACTCGTTGGTTTGTCGCCGAATCGTCGGTTTTTTCACACGTCTCGACGACAAAGTGAGGATTCACCTCCAAGTGCGCACTGGATTCACTCCCAGGTGCGCGGGGATAGCCTAGGATCATGAACTTTTCAGACGTGCCTAGCGTTAAGCCGGCCGATGTGCCGGAAGGAACAGCGATTGTCGATGTCCGCGAGGACGACGAATGGCAGGCCGGGCACATCGAGGGCGCCCAGCACATTCCGCTCGGTCAGTTGATGGAGCGCTACGGCGAAGTACCGATCGACGATGAGGTTGTCGTGGTCTGCCGTTCCGGCGGCAGGTCGGCCCGGGCGGTGCAGTGGCTGAACGCGAACGGCTTCGACGCCGTCAATCTCTCCGGCGGCATGGGAGCGTGGTCGCTGGACTGCGAGCTGCCAATAGTTTCCGACGGCGAGAACGAGCCGACTGTGCTTTAGCTGTCGCCTCGAGAAGCGGCTGTGAACAGCGCCCGGTCCTGCGACAAAATGCCTAGCTGAGTTAGGCCTCATCGGTCCCTTCACGACTTATTTGCACCGGCCCATTCTTTGAATCAACAAACCATGCTCCGCCGGGCGTGACGTCGGTCGACACTTCCTGCTCAGATCCGGTGCTGTCGACTCCACTCTCAGTTATCTTCAATCTCAATCCCTGATCGACCCCCCGCGTCATCACCATCTCTTCCAAATTTACCGAGAGGAGACGCCGACCGGCGGTCGCCAGATCTACATCCGGCCACAGCGCGTCCCTTGAATCCGAGTCCATGCTGTCCACGAATCGATCTACCGCGGCGGGTGTGACGTCAACTAAGACGGGTTTGCCAAAAGCTCCCGAGTGCCACGAGTGTATTTTGAGGACCCCGGAGCCCTCTTCGTACTCGGCCTCCGGATCCGCCGTCCTAACCATTTGCATAAATGCGTGGAAATGCTGTGATGTCATGAGTCCCTCCCGAATAAACTTCTCGCCCGGTAACCCCCGCGGGTGCTGAGGCAGCTGTCCGGCAGCTACAGCTGTCCGGTAGCAGCGGAGGCCGGTTGGGGCGCTTAGCAGCAGCTGTCCGGTAGCAGCCGAGCCGCTACTTCAGGAACTTCGACGTTCGGCGGTCGGCCAATGGTTTACCTCCGGTCTGACAGGTGGCGCAGTATTGCAGCGAGGAGTCGGCAAAGGTGACCTCACGGACAACGTCGCCACAAACCGGACACGCCTCGCCGGTCCTGCCATGCACCCGCATCCCGGCCCGCTTCCGGTCCTTTAATTCCGCCGCAGGTTTTCCATCGGCCGCCGCGACCGCGGTCGCCAGCACCTCGTGCAACGCCGTGTACAAGCGATCCATCGCTTCGTCATCGAAGCTGTTCGCCGACGCAAACGGCGAAAGCTTCGCGGCGTGCAATATCTCGTCGCTGTAGGCATTTCCGATCCCGGCTATCACGCTCTGACTGCGCAGCAGGCCCTTGATCTGAGCTCGCCGACCGGAAATCAGACCGGCAAGCGTTGCCTTGTCGAAGTTCGGGCCAAGCGGATCCGGCCCCAGCGAGGCGATTCCGGGAACGTCCTGCGGGTCATTCACCACATATGCGGCGAGCCCCTTGCGCGTCCCCGCCTCGGTGAGATCGAATCCGGTCGATGGCATCGCACCGGACGACACTGCCGGGTCTGACGACGCAGTCGGGCTGTCATCGTCGTCTGCGGAGCCGAGCTCGAACCGTGCGCGCAGGGCGATCGGGCCTTTGCCCGGTTTCAGCTTGGTGGCGGCGAGCCGATCCGACCAGCGCAGCCATCCCGCCTTGGCCAGGTGAAAGATCAGGTGCAGGCCATCGACGTCGAGATCGATGAACTTTCCATGCCGGTGCACACCTGTGACGGTGAGTCCGGCCAGTGCGGTGGCCGGCGGCGACACCGTCTTCAGCACGGTAAAGGAGGCAAGCTCGATATCGGCTAGTACGGCGCCTTCCTCGGGCTCAGCCTCATTAGTGAGCTTTGCCCGCAGGAACCGAACCAGCCCTTCAACTTCTGGAAGCTCCGGCATGGTTCCATACTGCACTCTCGCGCTGACATTGTGGCGCACGCCACGGCGCACGAGCGTGCTGACGGGCGGCGAGCGCTCCTTCCCCCAAAGCCTCGCCCGCCGCCCGTCGGTCTGTTAGTCCGGCCGCGGCGAGGTGTCGGCCAGCACTTGCCGCAGGATCGGACGGGATCCGGCCGATGCCAGGACCACCAGGGCGATGCCACCGGCCAGGCAGCCGAGTAGCAACAGCAGACCCTGCGGAGCCAGCACCAGTGCCGACCCGAGCAACGGCAGGGTGAAGAACAGGCCCAACCCGGCCGAGATGCCACAGGTCAGCAGCAGCGGCCACAGCGTCACCCGGAACCGGGTGCGGTTCAATACCCGCTCGTCAGTACCTGCCAGGTGCATCAAGCCATAGATCTGCCGCCGGTCCAGGGTCGAACTGGCTTGGGCGATTCCAGCCGACGCCGCCGCGACCAGGAAGCTCATGATCAGGGTGAACAGCACGCCGGTCTGGACGTCCTGGGCCATCGTCGCCGAGGCGTATGCCTCTGGCTCGTAGCTGTTCGGCGGCGAACCGGGCAGCACGCCGACCAAGGCGGTCGTGGTGCGGTCCAGCGTTTCGGCGCGCGCCGCGCTGTCCCGGAGATTCTGGGTTATCTGCACCTCCCCGGCCTCCACGCTGACCGAGCCGGAGACACCGGCACCCTGCAGCGCATCCTCAACCTTGGCTTTCGCCGTCGCCGCGGCATCGTTCTGCTGCGATGACAGTTCCGGCTCCTGGGCGCCGTCCTGCTCGCCATCCTGCTGCGCCAGTTCCTGCGCCAAGCCGGGAATGCTCACCGAGGTCTGCGCGACGGAGTCGTACCCAAGCTGAGTCAGCGCCGGCATCACCGAGACGATAGCCGCGACGAACCCGGCAAGCGCCACGCCGGAAACAGCCCGCCACGCCGCTTTCGGGTCGTCGATCAGACGTCTCGCCGCCAGCAGGCTTTCGGCGCGCTTTGCCCGCTTGGCCACGATCCGAGCCATCACTGACACCACCCATGGCCCGATCAGGTTTACGATCAGGAAGACGACGCCGAGGGAGATCAGAATGAACGAGATGCCGAAGTTCATTGCCGATGGCGCTAAGACATTCCAGCCGATGATCACCACAACGAAGATGACCAGCCGGATGATTTTCACTCGGGGCGGGGTCTGCCGCTGGGCAACTCCGAGCGGGCTCACAATCACCCGGCCGAGCCCGACGATCGCGCTGACCCCTGCCAGCAAAACGACGCCGGCAATCACCGCCACCAGCCACAATGGGTTGAGCATGAGCTGACCGAAGGAGAACCCCGAGCCCTGGAAGGGCACCAAGCCGACTAGGGGGAGCAGCGCGAGTGCCAGTCCAACGCCTGCCACCGCCCCGAC is part of the Saxibacter everestensis genome and harbors:
- a CDS encoding ATP-binding protein: MDPIRNPYAPGAGQRPPELAGRDNELRSFDVVLERIARGRPERSLVLTGLRGVGKTVLLNSLRSSAVRAGWGTGKIEARPDTDLRRPLAAALHLAIRELGLQDAEGRDQVLGTLKSFAQRSAPSNAKLRDRWQAGIDVPAVSGRADSGDIEIDLVELFSDIAGLAQDSGRGVALFIDEMQDLRPEDVSALCAACHELSQQSLPLIVVGAGLPHLPAVLSASKSYSERLFSYLKIDRLARDQADRALRTPALEEEADFTAEALEALYEATDGYPYFVQAYGKGAWDVAPQSPITAEDIEVAAPVAQSELAVGFFGSRYERATPAEREYMRALAELEAQSAEPDCPESTPRPIEGDLVVTTAALANHLGRKPQSLSPARDGLMKKGLVYSAERGRIAFTVPHFGRYLRAHVDS
- a CDS encoding rhodanese-like domain-containing protein — protein: MNFSDVPSVKPADVPEGTAIVDVREDDEWQAGHIEGAQHIPLGQLMERYGEVPIDDEVVVVCRSGGRSARAVQWLNANGFDAVNLSGGMGAWSLDCELPIVSDGENEPTVL
- a CDS encoding Fpg/Nei family DNA glycosylase is translated as MPELPEVEGLVRFLRAKLTNEAEPEEGAVLADIELASFTVLKTVSPPATALAGLTVTGVHRHGKFIDLDVDGLHLIFHLAKAGWLRWSDRLAATKLKPGKGPIALRARFELGSADDDDSPTASSDPAVSSGAMPSTGFDLTEAGTRKGLAAYVVNDPQDVPGIASLGPDPLGPNFDKATLAGLISGRRAQIKGLLRSQSVIAGIGNAYSDEILHAAKLSPFASANSFDDEAMDRLYTALHEVLATAVAAADGKPAAELKDRKRAGMRVHGRTGEACPVCGDVVREVTFADSSLQYCATCQTGGKPLADRRTSKFLK
- a CDS encoding FtsX-like permease family protein produces the protein MNALRIAVRLLKGGGKRDLQTVGLAIVAYAVATALLVVILGGLHGFIQRNDRAVDWSVQPVTTSESRAGGASGEQTEQTASGQHGRIAVHSEVADGHSMTVVDIAAPKDGGAASSNLVPPGMSRLPAPGEVWVSPALAELIETLPADRLADRLTTDARVADASLAGELPAASLPSDKELVAVIGRSTDDPAMNPQGSTSGWNLLEPQGYSAFGVHDADAQVSFELGSVGGDFRTVVGSMSPIYLSLAVLAVILMIIPLITLGSAAARLGVARRDARLAALRLIGATPGQVVGMTAIESMIHAAVGAVAGVGLALALLPLVGLVPFQGSGFSFGQLMLNPLWLVAVIAGVVLLAGVSAIVGLGRVIVSPLGVAQRQTPPRVKIIRLVIFVVVIIGWNVLAPSAMNFGISFILISLGVVFLIVNLIGPWVVSVMARIVAKRAKRAESLLAARRLIDDPKAAWRAVSGVALAGFVAAIVSVMPALTQLGYDSVAQTSVSIPGLAQELAQQDGEQDGAQEPELSSQQNDAAATAKAKVEDALQGAGVSGSVSVEAGEVQITQNLRDSAARAETLDRTTTALVGVLPGSPPNSYEPEAYASATMAQDVQTGVLFTLIMSFLVAAASAGIAQASSTLDRRQIYGLMHLAGTDERVLNRTRFRVTLWPLLLTCGISAGLGLFFTLPLLGSALVLAPQGLLLLLGCLAGGIALVVLASAGSRPILRQVLADTSPRPD